The Salvia miltiorrhiza cultivar Shanhuang (shh) chromosome 2, IMPLAD_Smil_shh, whole genome shotgun sequence DNA window GGTTGAATTTATGAGAGATTATAAAGCTAATGATATGGTGAAAATCAAGTGTATCGTAGTATGTTTAATTGAAATGAAAAACATGATTTAAGTATCTTTCTTGAATTTCATACCACATATTCCCTCCGTCTtataaaaacatgaacattaaTGTTTTTGTTTTGAAGCGTTttacaaaaacatgaacatttctatttttgtacactACTCCACCACAATCTCTTTACTTtttatatctatttttataaagtgggacccatttttCACTCTcaatttttatctaatatttcttaaaactcgtgctacGTACTTAcaaatattcatgtttttgtgagacggatggagtacaacTCTGAGAACGAGATTTAACGTttcattttatcaattttaaaatttgttagaCCATTATTTTAAGGTGATTTACAAAAACAAGTCATAATTTTTTGAGTTTGTATATTTAGGACAATGATTTGTATGTGAGGCGTGAGTGCTTTCACagtttgaaaatttgaaaattttattttattaatacaCACGTACAGTGAACACTTACCACTTGATTTGAAAATTTCTCCCCAACAACCCCAATTAAACACTTACATCGAAAATTTGTCCCCAAGAACCCTAACTCGAAAATTCCCCAAATTAAATCCCTTTAACCTTCAATTTCCCGCGAAAGCTTGAAAAATCGTCGTGTCGCTCTTCAATCTTCTTAACATCAAATACTTGTGAATGAAGTTCTCGAAAATGGTGAAGGTGAGTAATGCCTAATATTTGAATCAGCCACATCCTATGATAGTAAGAGGAGGTTTATTttgtatgattgataaaatggatgattgagtattttatcCTCGAGAATAGGATTACTCCAATCCCATCCGtttgatgggataagaatcaaacaaaataaaattaaatgataaaaataatcaagagcattgggatatcccaaagtttcaatccaacaaAGTAAATAAGGGATTAGCCTTgctatttttatcaatcaaggctaatccttcaaagAAACGTCTCCTAAGTAATTCgagattaattataatttgtgtattttatgaacattaattaaaacatgtTTTTTAAGTTCGCGTGCTTGGTTAATTATTGTTTGTGGTCCTGAGTTTTTTGAGGCTATAATAATATGGTTTTGAAGTGTGGTCCTAAATGGGTGTggtgtgttttgttttgttttgttttttggttttttttttatatataagtatGAGTTATATTGAgaatgctatttttcgtgagaaatgacaatcattctcatttcaaatgagaatgattgcataagtcaatatatagtgttgcatcgtataatattagataaattttttacctaggttcgaatcctggagggggcaaaaaatttatctaattaattgaatttcgttatgcagtcattaattacaagcattttatgcaacatatatacgggtttatgcaatcattctccattctcaccacatttgtcTCATTCGATGatcttttccctatatatatatatatatatatatatatatatatatatataatttattcttaTGGATGAGCTACaagtattttattaatatttcatCTGTGCCAGTGAAACTGAGTCATATTCCTTTTCAGGCCGTCCCAACAAAAATGTGTCGTTTCTATTATGGGATATATTATTATAagagaaatttaaaatttaattagcaAAACTAATTGTAcccttattttttcttaatttaaataaatttgtcTTCTCTCATTCTCTCCTCTCAATTTTTGAGACACTCCTCCTTTCCTCCTCACCTTCTTCTCTCGCCGATGACTCTCCCATACCACATAAGGCACACGCACATTCATTGATCCTGCGCTGACTCTCTCCTCCTTCAACCGTTGCCGCTCCAACCCTGCTCCGGGGACAACACAGTCAACAGGCCgcgcctccgcctctctctctatctctaccATTCAATTCCAACCGCCGTCCCTAGTTTATCTATAAATTATAGAGTATTTAATTTCGGGGGTTATGAATTATATAGAATTTTTAATTATGGAATTATGGACtatagaataaataataaatttataattattttaaatagaaGACTAGAGTGAGTACACCAATGATTTGAACAAAATCACTAGAAATAAATGCTAGCTCAagtaaaaaaacacaaaaatatagTAATGAACACGaatgtgtatgtatatatatatatatatagccactCTTCACTAATATACTACTTGGATTCTCTAATCTCGCAAGTGGAGAAAGAGTATCCATATTTCTACCGGTGATATATATTATCATTCTTGTGTGACTCGCAGACTATTGCACATAATTAGGAGTAATGATTGAGTGTGCAGTATTTAGATAGTAGCGAGAAGGCCGGCCGCAGCAGGCCGGGCTCTGCAATACGCCATCAACGGCGTGGCCCTGGGCATCGACAACCCCGCGCCCTCACTCATATCAACCAGCTCCTTACCGAGCCTCTCCCAATCGAAGCACTGAATAAGCGTCCCCAGCCCCAACCCCACCATGCGCACGGCCAGGGGCTCCCCGGGGCAGCCGCGCCTTCCGGCGCCAAACGGCATGAGCCTGAACCCGTCGCGGTAGCCGTCGAGCTTCTCGAACCGCTCCGGCCTGAACTCGCGGGGCTCGTCCCAGTTCTTGGGGTCGTTGTGCATGGCCCACGCGTTCACCAGCAGCATCGTGCCGGCGGGAACGCGGTAGCCCCCGACCACGCACTCGTCCGAGGACTCGTGCGGGATCAGCAGCGGGCCGGCGGGGAACATGCGCAGCGTCTCGTTGATGACGCACCGGAGGTACGGGAGCTCCGCGATGTCGGCCTCGTCGAGGAGGCGGCCGTGGCCCACGCGGTCGTCGATCTCGGCTTGGGCCCTGCGGAGGGCGTGGGGGTTGTTGAGGAGGAGAGACAGAGCCCATTCCATCGTTCCGGCGGATGTGTCGGTGCCGGCGATTAGCATCACCTACAGAGTTCGGTGGGCAGACAAGATTAGAGGCCAACAAGTTTTCaattacaaaaattaattatatcggaaaaaaaataaactgtAAATAAAGTTTTTGGCCCAACATACTTTAGTTTTATTTGATGTGTTACGTTTATAAGATTATTTGACGTGGTTTAATCTATGAATTTTGGTAACTAAGAATATGATATAACATAAAATTTGTTAGAATAAGTTGCTGTCAAGCTTAATTAGTTTTGGTTTGATCTGCTTAACTTACAACACTCTAATATATGTTATGCATATATACAAGATATTTTAATAAACTCAAATTACTACTTCATGCACCATATTTGATTTGGCAATCGAATTGTTTCACTTGGTTTCACATATTTCTTTTTAGGATAATTACAATTGAACATATTTGTTTAGGTAATTATTTTGTGCTACATTTTTAATAAACATACATGTTTTCAGATTACAAATTTACCTTTCTAAATgattgtatttaaaaaaaacgtCAAATTACATCAGTTGACACgaagataatattttctcttaaaCTAGAAGTCTTAGTCGGGTCAACTGGGCCTTCAATTTGGGCCTGCCTGATAGCCCAAAATATCAGATGTTGGCAAGCGGATGGACTGCGATAGTAGGTATTTCGACAAGGCTTACGTGAAAATGATCCGATTAATTTTCGGCCCACTTAGTAGACCAAAATTTCTAGAAATCTATACCTAGCGTGCTAGTATTATGTAGGCATCACGCCTACCAAACATaagaacaaaattattttaatttgagtgATTAGTGGATCATGATTCTTTATTTTTTGGTAGGTAGAGGATCTAGATTCTTTTTTTACTATAATTCCTTCTTTTGTAGTGTTTTTCCTCCAGTGGGTCCCCCCACTTTGACTAGCATATCCAAAAAGTCAAAGACAGAAAAAGTTATTCAAATCTAATTTCCGACTAGAGTCAATTCGATCACTCGATGCATGTGCTACAGgtataaaataaatgacactatatatcatttaatattatattatgcCGTGTTCAAGACTGTAGTTTCACATCTATATCACTTACACACAACTGCTATGCATTTATTATGCTTCAAGGAAGCAAACAAGAGTAATTTAAGAACAAACTAACAAACGCAACAGGCAATAATGCGGAAAAGCATTATAATTAGCACTTGAATTTAGAAAAATGaagatatataaatttagaTGAAACGATAGAATTGAATTAATTACCAGCATTAAGCTTCTAATGACAGCATCAGTGTAATAGTCAGGCTCCTTCTCCTGCAATGCGAGCAGCATTTCAATCATCGTCTTCATCCTCCCTTCCTCCTCGGCGGCGGCGCCGTAACTCCTGAAGCTCCTCTTCCGCTCCTCCACGAGCTCCTGCATAAACACATTCCTCTTCCGCTGCAGCTCCACCATCCCCTCCTCCACGCGGCCCACCCGCAGCCACCGCAGCAGCGGCACGAAGTCCCCCACGTGCGACGTGGCGAGGCGCAGCGTCTCCCTGACGATCTCCCTGAAGCGGCGCGCCTCCTCCACGTCGTCCACGTTCTCGCCGTAGTACCTCTTCCCGGCGATCATCCGCATCATGACGTTCATGGTGAGCTCGAAGAAGGTGGCCTTCATGTCGACGGGCCTCCGCTCCGCCGCGGCCCGCCCCAGGGCCCGAACCATGGTCCGAACCTCATCAGCCCTAATTCCGTGCAGCAGCTGCAGCCTGTGAGCTGACAGAACTTCAATGGATGAAACCTTGCGCAGGTTTCGCCAGTGGTCGCCGTAGGAGGTCCAGGCGAGGGAGGTGTAGTTGTAGCCGATGTGTTTGCCGGCCAGGAGGCGGGGGCGGTTGGCGAAGACGACGTCGTTCTTGGAGAGGCAGTCCTCGGCGGCGGAGGGGGAGGAGACGACGAGGACGCGGCGGGAGCCGAACTGGAGGAGGACGACCGGGCCGTAGGAGGCGGAGATGCGGGCCAGGGAGCGGTAGAGGGGCTTTTTGAGGAGGGGGAGGTGGCCGAGGAGGGGGAGGGAGAGGAGGGGGGTGGGGGGAAGCTTTTGGAGCTTGTGGAATAAGTGTTTTGTCAAAATGTAGAGGGCGTATATGAGTGGGAGATATACCAGATTTAATGTCTccatgaggaagaggaagaggaagaggaagtgggGCGATTCTAATCTTTTTTGGTGTGGATGGGAGTATTTATTTAGGTTATAAGGATGTGTGTGACCCCGATTGATGGGAGTGGTTGGCTATACATTTTAAATATACATGTACAGTGTATGTATGTGTTTTACACTTCATGATATCCTACATCCATCAAGCTCCGATGCATTCATCATAAATCTTGCGTTCTCATTTTGAATAAAAGTTTTCATTTGAACCTTCTCCAATATACAAACactagtatgttcatttgttctGTGAATGCATTATTCACGTAACAAACGgatattccataaataaaagatttcaTTAGATATATTTAGTGCAATAATTACATACCTACGTacctttattaaataaaataaccaaaaattaataatcttAATCAGTTGAATGATCACCATTAGATTAAGCAAAATCGacgcacaagatttggtctttattctttgtttaaggaagtggtctccattgaactctcccatatatatatatagaaccgatcacctacccaccgtgggcagacataatgtgcccaccattgatgtgataatcttaattagagtaagataattttaattataataagaTATGTTAATTATCTTTCCAAATTAAAATTGCCAGATCAGTGATGTGGACACATTATGCTtacccacggtgggtaggtgatcggttatatatatatatatatatatatatatatatatatatatatatatatagggttaggttcaatgaaaaaggcctaaatgtaagaaagaataGAGAAGTAATCttatccgttgatcttatctaatctaacggacatgatttattcatgcca harbors:
- the LOC131010758 gene encoding cytochrome P450 81Q32-like, translating into METLNLVYLPLIYALYILTKHLFHKLQKLPPTPLLSLPLLGHLPLLKKPLYRSLARISASYGPVVLLQFGSRRVLVVSSPSAAEDCLSKNDVVFANRPRLLAGKHIGYNYTSLAWTSYGDHWRNLRKVSSIEVLSAHRLQLLHGIRADEVRTMVRALGRAAAERRPVDMKATFFELTMNVMMRMIAGKRYYGENVDDVEEARRFREIVRETLRLATSHVGDFVPLLRWLRVGRVEEGMVELQRKRNVFMQELVEERKRSFRSYGAAAEEEGRMKTMIEMLLALQEKEPDYYTDAVIRSLMLVMLIAGTDTSAGTMEWALSLLLNNPHALRRAQAEIDDRVGHGRLLDEADIAELPYLRCVINETLRMFPAGPLLIPHESSDECVVGGYRVPAGTMLLVNAWAMHNDPKNWDEPREFRPERFEKLDGYRDGFRLMPFGAGRRGCPGEPLAVRMVGLGLGTLIQCFDWERLGKELVDMSEGAGLSMPRATPLMAYCRARPAAAGLLATI